Proteins from a genomic interval of Quercus robur chromosome 9, dhQueRobu3.1, whole genome shotgun sequence:
- the LOC126699831 gene encoding disease resistance protein RUN1-like, whose protein sequence is MASTSSETPSLSLSSSSSSIPGSNYDVFLSFRGEDTRHSFTDHLYVAFRSKGIEAFRDSEKLQLGQEIGSELIQAIEKSQYAIVVFSEKYADSRWCLDELAKIVECRKNKGLKVVPVFYRVDPSNVRKQTGPFGKAFAEHNKDDRIDGKKIQKWKDALTEVGNLSGEHIILHQSSEAKVIQNIVQWVSNNLSYKIETNELVGISSRTEDLKLHLALESNDVRFIGIWGMGGMGKTTLAKFVYYKFSDQFEASSFIHDVRTKSENGLHGLQRTLLKKLLGVDMDIEDADWGVCIIKKRLHCKKILLILDDVNDLKQLEKLAGGHNWFGPGSRIIITTRNKSLLEARGVKEIYEFKELNDGEALELFSLKAFGKGHPDVDYMELSQDFVRYSQGLPLALELLGSPLFKKNKGFWKCFLDRVKKSPESGINKVLKISYEELEPLEKEIFLNISCFFCGNDQDCVFKILDYLELVPAYGLEVLKGKALIKLQDNQLWMHDLLKEMGRNIVFQESDIPLRRSRLWLYTDIEEALGRNEETEEIKGIVLQLFNPKVAHWNLESFSKMHCLKTLIIDNVDLKNDLKYLPSGLRFLDWSGYPSKLFPSSFRAKSFERLKAIQLNKSPKLIKTPDFTDFPVLEELELKDCINLLALHPSIGVHKKLILLNLKGCKNLKSLPRMLEMESLEILILSECSKVKSIPEFGENMKSASEFYLDGTAITKLPTSIGNLTGLVLLNVKDCKNLMTLPSTFLNLNSLEKLNFSGCSKLLKILGATESLEGFYETGMVKKLFNRGVKQLFNRGVKRKRTNPLDLSITSLSSLCSLSKLETLDSSYCNLNAIPNAIGCFSTLKFLILSGNNFGSFMQGSPDPLEMLLTSLSEGSCSLNKLDLSYCNLNGLSDRIGCLPSLKELILSGNKFGYLPESIAQLINLLSLHLKDCPSLRSLPMLPQMESMPSLFSVLESSGIFKPDCPDILGVGDYTSIVHMMKESWMALTIHKCFFASIYRRSLSAQDVRHTNAFGSEIPEWFELQNIGAEINIKVPSHLCDELAGIASCGFIRSSFLTHFPGICKRYVGNGFTKFGIRYRAHGSGMEVKECGIHLLYQKDVESFQENRNRIKAERKKKAIEETRAERYERRKEQREKDIAEIKRLRAESQRSNNSIILYEGSDDCDGAGPSGEGSSNDVPHPKQIERLPELAHGDSDSEGSLEYFDWGASSESDLEESPAERTEREDKEWEEDIAEIKRLMAKRQKQQQHHSL, encoded by the exons ATGGCTTCCACTAGCTCCGAAACACCTTCTTTATCAttgtcatcatcttcttcttcaattcctGGTTCAAACTACGATGTTTTTCTCAGTTTTCGGGGTGAGGACACCCGCCATAGCTTTACAGACCATTTATATGTGGCATTTAGATCGAAAGGCATTGAAGCCTTTAGAGACAGTGAAAAACTCCAACTAGGACAAGAAATTGGTTCTGAGCTCATACAAGCAATAGAAAAATCCCAGTATGCAATCGTTGTTTTCTCAGAAAAATATGCCGATTCTAGGTGGTGCTTGGATGAACTTGCCAAAATTGTTGAAtgcagaaaaaataagggaCTTAAAGTGGTGCCCGTCTTTTACCGTGTAGATCCCTCCAACGTGCGGAAGCAGACTGGGCCGTTTGGAAAAGCCTTTGCCGAACATAATAAAGATGACAGAATCGACGGAAAGAAGATCCAGAAATGGAAGGATGCTCTGACAGAAGTGGGGAATTTATCTGGCGAGCATATTATTTTACATCAAAG CTCTGAGGCAAAAGTTATCCAAAACATTGTGCAGTGGGTATCAAATAACTTGAGTTATAAAATCGAAACTAATGAACTAGTTGGAATAAGTTCCCGAACTGAGGATTTGAAGTTACATTTAGCTTTAGAGTCAAATGATGTTCGCTTTATAGGAATTTGGGGGATGGGAGGAATGGGTAAAACAACTCTAGCAAAATTTGTTTATTACAAGTTTTCTGATCAATTTGAAGCTAGTAGTTTTATTCATGATGTTAGGACGAAATCTGAAAATGGTTTACATGGGTTACAAAGAACACTACTGAAAAAGCTTTTGGGCGTAGATATGGATATAGAAGATGCTGATTGGGGAGTTTGCATCATAAAGAAAAGGTTGCATTGCAAAAAGATTCTTCTTATTCTTGATGATGTAAATGATTTAAAGCAATTGGAGAAGTTAGCTGGGGGACATAATTGGTTTGGTCCAGGTAGTAGGATTATCATAACAACAAGAAATAAGAGCTTGCTTGAGGCACGTGGTGTAAAGGAAATATATGAGTTTAAAGAATTGAATGATGGCGAAGCTCTTGAACTTTTTAGTTTGAAAGCTTTTGGGAAAGGCCATCCTGATGTTGATTATATGGAGCTGTCCCAAGATTTTGTAAGGTATTCTCAAGGCCTTCCTTTAGCCCTTGAGCTTTTGGGTAGccctttgtttaaaaaaaataaaggtttcTGGAAATGTTTTTTAGACAGAGTAAAAAAATCTCCAGAAAGTGGTATTAACAAAGTACTTAAAATTAGTTATGAGGAACTAGAGCCattggaaaaagaaattttcctcaatatttcatgttttttttgtgGCAATGATCAAGATTGTGTCTTTAAAATATTAGATTATCTTGAACTTGTCCCTGCATATGGATTAGAGGTTCTTAAAGGTAAAGCTCTCATCAAATTGCAAGACAATCAATTATGGATGCATGATTTACTCAAAGAAATGGGTCGGAATATAGTTTTTCAAGAGTCTGACATTCCTTTGAGGCGTAGTAGATTGTGGTTGTATACAGACATTGAAGAAGCGCTAGGAAGAAATGAG GAAACAGAAGAAATTAAAGGCATAGTCCTACAGTTATTCAACCCAAAAGTGGCACATTGGAATCTTGAATCCTTTTCAAAGATGCATTGTTTGAAAACCCTCATAATTGATAATGTCGACCTCAAGAATGATCTCAAATATCTTCCTAGCGGCTTAAGATTTCTTGATTGGAGTGGGTACCCTTCAAAATTGTTTCCATCAAGTTTCAGAGCCAAG TCTTTTGAAAGGTTGAAAGCCATCCAATTGAACAAGTCTCCGAAACTTATTAAAACCCCTGACTTCACTGATTTCCCTGTTCTTGAGGAATTGGAACTTAAggattgtataaatttacttgcCTTGCACCCATCAATTGGTGTTCATAAAAAGCTCATTCTTCTTAATCTAAAAGGTTGCAAAAACCTCAAAAGCCTTCCAAGAATGCTTGAAATGGAGTCTCTTGAGATTCTTATTCTTTCTGAATGCTCAAAAGTAAAAAGTATTCCAGAATTTGGGGAAAATATGAAAAGTGCATCAGAGTTTTACTTAGATGGCACTGCTATTACAAAATTGCCCACATCAATTGGGAATTTGACGGGTCTTGTTTTATTGAATGTAAAAGATTGCAAAAACCTCATGACTCTTCCTAGCACCTTTTTAAATCTCAATTCtcttgaaaaactgaatttttctGGATGCTCAAAACTACTAAAGATCTTGGGGGCTACTGAAAGTTTAGAGGGGTTTTATGAGACTGGGATggttaaaaaactatttaaccGTGGAGTTAAGCAACTATTTAACCGTGGAGTTAAGCGAAAACGTACCAATCCCTTGGATTTGTCAATTACTTCTCTATCCAGTTTGTGTTCTTTGAGCAAATTGGAGACATTGGATTCAAGTTATTGCAATCTCAATGCAATCCCCAATGCTATTGGTTGCTTCTccactttaaaatttttaattctaaGCGGAAATAATTTTGGTTCCTTCATGCAAGGAAGTCCCGATCCCTTAGAGATGTTATTGACTTCTCTATCGGAGGGTTCGTGTTCTTTGAACAAATTGGATCTAAGTTATTGCAATCTCAATGGTTTATCCGATAGAATTGGTTGCCTTCCCAGTCTAAAAGAATTAATTCTAAGTGGAAATAAGTTTGGTTACCTCCCGGAAAGCATCGCTCAACTAATTAATCTGTTATCTTTGCACCTGAAAGATTGCCCGAGTCTCCGATCATTACCAATGCTTCCTCAGATGGAGAGCATGCCTTCACTATTTTCAGTTCTAGAGAGTTCTGGTATTTTTAAACCAGATTGTCCTGATATTTTGGGAGTTGGAGATTATACGTCAATTGTCCATATGATGAAAGAATCTTGGATGGCACTTACAATCCACAAGTGCTTCTTTGCAAGTATATACAGGCGCAGCCTCAGTGCTCAAGACGTACGCCACACAAATGCTTTTGGAAGTGAAATTCCGGAGTGGTTTGAGCTTCAAAATATAGGGGCTGAAATTAATATTAAAGTACCTTCTCATTTGTGCGATGAGTTGGCGGGAATTGCTAGTTGCG GATTTATCAGATCATCTTTCCTAACCCATTTTCCGGGCATATGTAAAAGATATGTTGGGAATGGATTCACTAAGTTTGGCATTAGATATCGAGCCCATGGTTCAGGCATGGAGGTGAAGGAATGCGGAATTCATTTGTTGTACCAGAAAGATGTTGAAAGTTTCCAAGAAAATCGCAATCGAATTAAGGccgagagaaagaagaaagccaTTGAAGAAACCCGGGCTGAGAGATATGAGAGAAGAAAGGAACAGAGGGAAAAAGACATTGCTGAAATCAAACGACTTAGGGCTGAGAGTCAGAGAAGCAACAACAGCATCATTCTTTATGAGGGCTCGGATGATTGTGATGGGGCTGGACCTAGTGGAGAGGGAAGCTCTAATGATGTACCACACCCAAAGCAGATTGAAAGGCTCCCAGAATTGGCCCATGGTGACTCTGATTCTGAGGGATCACTTGAGTACTTCGACTGGGGTGCATCTAGCGAGAGTGACCTTGAAGAAAGCCCGGCTGAGAGAACTGAGAGAGAagataaagagtgggaagaagACATTGCTGAAATCAAACGGCTTATGGCTAAGAGACAGAAGCAACAACAGCATCATTCCTTATGA